The sequence below is a genomic window from Phycisphaerae bacterium.
GTGCGCGCGGCCTTGGAGCGCCACGCCGGGCGGCTTGCCCCCGCCGCCCGCCAACTTGGCATCAGTCGCGCGACGCTTCGCCAACGTGTCCGACAGCTCGGCCTCGAGACCGAATTCAAGGTAACGGGGATCCGCTCGAACGAGATGGCCTCAGATTAGCCAAAGTGGATAAAATTTGTCCCTTCCGGACCGCATATTGCCATCTGTTAAACCCGGCCTCATGCATTGATGTATCTGTAAGCGACTATAAATAAATAGTTTATATAAACATCGCATTGGCTGTTTCGACGGCACGCCTCCTGCCATTCCTCTCCTGACGGGTGGCGCGAACGACACCCGTCCAGTCGCTCAGTCTGATTGAGACGAATTGGCGCTCCGCCCAGCGGAACGCCCTACGGCGGACGGAAATCCGCGAGGGCTGAAGCGACCCGCAGGTTTCGTTCGCGGAAAGGGTGGCCGATGCAGATGACCACCAGCCGATCGCGGAGGTTCAATCGACGTGATTCACTCCTCGAAATCGCCTGGGGCGCGGATGTGCCCTGGCTCAAGCGGGCGGCCGCGGGACCGGCCTTGGAAGCTCGCGACGCGTTGCGGGATTCGCCTGCGAAGGCGAAGGGAGTCTGTGCCGACTGCGGCAAGCGAATCCCCGCGGCGCGTCTGAGGATCATTCCCGACGCCACGCGATGCGTTCCCTGCCAGGAAGCGTTGGAGGCGAAGTCGGGAGCAGCTTGATGAAAGGGGGCAACCCAATGTTGATCATTCGTCTGTGCTACCATGTCACTCAGCCGGGAGTTTGGGCCAAGCTCCCACCGTTCCGGCCACGAGATCCGCCTCCAGGATGAGTTCGCCGGAGGGCCGGCCTCTCTCAACAATGCGAAGGGAACTGATGTGCGACCGGGTTGGATGGTACCGACCCGGTCTTATCGTTGCCGAGATCGTCCGGATCCCGCGCCGGCAGATCCCAAGTGTGCTGGCGCAAATATGCGGGCGGCTGATGTTCGTTCCGGCACAGGTGGAGTCCGGTAAATGCAGGGCGGATTCTGAGTCCCGGTTTCCGCGAAGTGACCCTGACGGCCGCCCGCGACGCTTGTCATTCATCATCCGTTTGAACAATGCCCGCGCGCTTTCATCGCTCACCCGGTGAATGTTCGTCGGAGAGAATCTTGCCGCCAGTGATTGGACCCCTGATCGAACTCGTCGATTTGCCGAGCCACCCCGCGCGAATGTCACCAGCCGGTTCGCCGTTCCCGAATGTTCTGCTAGGATAGCCGGCGCTGGATCCTGGCGATGCGAACGGTGGGAACAGCGGGCCTGTAGCTCAGCGGTTAGAGCAGGCGACTCATAATCGCTTGGTCGGGGGTTCGAATCCCTCCAGGCCCAATGGTCGGACTTGAAATTGGCGCAACCCGCAACTCATTTGCCGCTCGCCAGCCTCACCTTTACCGGCTTCGCCCGCCAAATGTCTCGTGCGTATTCCTGAATCGTTCGGTCGCTGGAGAAGCGCCCCATGTTGGCCGTGTTCAGGATCGACAGCCGCGTCCAGCGATCCACGTCGCGATACGCCTCCTCCACCTCGTTCTGGCAACGGATGTACGCCTCATAGTCCGCCAGAACGAGGAAGTAGTCGCCGTGGTGCAGCAGCGCGTCGTAGATCGGCTGGAATGTCCCCGGCGCTTCCGGACAGAATGTGTCATCGCAGAGCGTAAGCAACGCCTGACGCAGTTCTTCATTGGATTGATAATATCGCCACGGGTTGTAGCCCGACGCCCGTGCCGCTTCGACTTCCTCGGCCGTCAGTCCGAACGTGAAGATGTTGTTGTCGCCCACCGCCTCGCGGATCTCCACGTTGGCGCCGTCGAGCGTTCCGATCGTCACCGCGCCGTTGAGGGCGAACTTCATATTCCCCGTGCCCGACGCCTCCATGCCCGCGGTCGAAATCTGCTCAGAGAGCTCCGCCGCCGGAATAATCGCTTCCGCGAGGGAAACGCCGTAGTTCTCGGGAAAGACGACCCGCAGCTTGTTGCGTACAAATGGATCGTTCTCGATGGTTCGTCCCACGGCGTTGGCAAGGTGAATGATGAGCTTGGCTCGGTGATATCCCGGGGCGGCCTTGCCCGCGATCAGGACGGTCCGAGGGAGGAAATCACCCCCTGGATTCCGGCGAATCCGCTGGAAAAGCGTAATGACATGCAGGATGTTCAGCAGTTGCCGCTTGTACTCATGTATACGTTTCACCTGGCAATCGAGCAGCCAGTCCGGCTTGATTCGCAGCCCCTGCGTCTTCTTCAAGTATTCTCCCAGCCGCTCCTTGTTCAGTCGCTTGATCTCCCTCCACTGGGCGCAGAAGGAGGCGTCGCCGGCGAAGGGAATCAGCCGGTGCAGTTCGTCAAGATCCTTAAGCCACGCATCGCCGATGGCCTCGCTGATCAGGTATGCCAGGGGAGCGTTCGCCTTCTTGAGCCAACGCCGCGGCGTAATGCCGTTGGTCTTGTTGTTGAACTTGGCCGGATAAAGGGCGTCGAAGTCGCGGAAAAGCCGTTCGACCAGAATCCGCGAATGCAGCGCCGAGACGCCGTTGACCGAGTGACTTCCCACGATCGCCAGGTTGGCCATCCGCACCCGCCGCTGGGGCTCTTCCTGAATCAGCGACATGCGTTCGACCGCCGCCGGGTCGTGGGGAAATGCACATCGAACGTCGTCCAGGAAGCGGCGGTTGATTTCGTAAATGACCTGCATGTGCCGCGGCAGCAGGCGTTCCATCAGCGCCACGGGCCAGGTCTCCAGCGCTTCCGGCAGCACGGTATGATTCGTGTACGCGAAAACGCGCGTCGTGATGTCCCACGCCTGTTCCCAGCCCAATCCGTGAAAGTCCATCAGCAGGCGCATGGCCTCCGGAATCGCCAGTGCCGGGTGGGTGTCGTTGAGTTGGATCGCGGCCCGCTCGGGCAGTTCCGCCCATTCCTCGTGCTGAGACCGGAACCGTTGCAGGATCTCCTGAAGCGATGCCGAGACCAGCAGGTATTCCTGCTTGAGCCGCAGCTCCTGCCCCTGTGCGAAGTCGTCCTTGGGATACAGCACCTTGGTGATGTTCTCCGCCTGCGACTTGTCCTGGCAGGCACGAAGGTAATCACCATGGTTGAAGTAGTTCAGGTCGAATTCGTTGGTTGCACGCGCCGCAAAGAGACGCAGCGTATTCACCGTGTTGTTGCGATAGCCCGGCACCGGCACGTCGTACGGCAGCGCCAGCACGTCCGCCGTATCCACCCAACGGAATCGCAATTGTCCTTCGAGGTCCCGGTACGATTCCGATCGCCCATAGTATTGAATCCGTATCACGTCTTCCGGCCTGGCGATCTCCCACGGGCTCCCTGAGCGCAGCCAGTCGTCCGGCTCTTCCACCTGCCGTCCGTCGCGGATGCGCTGCGTGAACATGCCTTGTTCGTAACGCAGTCCGTAGCCGTATGCGGGAAGTTCCAAAGTCGCCATCGAGTCCAGGAAACAGGCCGCAAGCCGCCCGAGCCCGCCGTTACCCAGCCCAGCCTCTTCCTCCAGCTCGCGAATCTGTTCCAGGTCGTAGCCCAGTTCGAACAGCGCCTGATAGAGCTCATCATACAGTTGCAGGTTGACGAGACTGTTACCAAGCGTCCGGCCGATGAGAAACTCGAGCGAAAGGTAGTAGACGCGCTTTGTATCAGCCCGCTCGTAGTAGGCCCGCCGCGTGGCGATCCAGCGGTCGATCAGGCGGTCGCGGACGGCCATCGCTACCGCCACGAATACATCCCGTTCGGTCGCGTGCCCGGGGACTTTCGCCTGCGTGAAGCGAAGATGACTGAGAATCGATCCCCTGAGCGATTCGACGTCCAGGCCCAGGCGTTCGTCCCGGTCGAGCAGTGCCGACTTGGTGATTTGCTGTGTATTCATTCGCTTGGCCTTGCCCTCGTTCCGACCCGAACGCCACGCCCGTGCCTATACGATCGCTCCTTCGAGCCCCGCCGCCGTCCAGTCGCAGACGGAATCTTCTTCTACATTGCCGCTGTTGATCATCGACGTCGGCTGTCCCGTACATTCCACGACGCTCTGCCACAGGTGGCCTGTCGGATCGAGGCGCTTGCTGTTGGCGACCGCCGCGGAGATGGGCACGTGGGTGAACTGATCATTCCAGTGTCCGACAAACATCCCCGTCTTGCCCGCCATCGCCGCGTGCGCCGCCATTTGACCAAGGATCCCCGCGAACAGCGAATCGCTCGGCGTTGCCGGCGCCGATCGAATCAGATAGCTGGGATCGATGTACTTGAGCGTGTGCGGAATGCTCATGAGGCGGAGATACTCGCCGATACGATCGCGAAGATACGTGCCGATATCCTTGAGTTTGATATTGCCCGAAGGGTCGCGTGCCGCGTCGCGATCCGTATCGGACTCGAACAGCCGCTGCCCCGCGCCCTCCGCCACGACCACCACGGCGTGCCGGCGCTTCTTCAGTTGGCGGGCGAGATGCGAGAAGAGTCCGTTGCTTCCCGCCAGTTCGAATTCCACCTCGGGAACCAGCACGAAGTCCGCGTCCCGGCTGGCAAGCGCCGCATGGGCCGCGATGAAACCCGCGTGCCGTCCCATGAGCTTGACCAGCCCCACGCCGTTCAGTGCTCCCGTCGCCTCGACGTGCGCCGCGCGGATGGCCAGCGATGCCTCCGAGAACGCGGTTTCGAATCCGAAGGTCCGCGTCGTGAACGGGATGTCGTTATCAATCGTTTTGGGAACCGACACGACGGCGATCTTGAGTCCCCGCCGTTCGATCTCCCGGCACAGAGCATCCGCGCCACGGAACGTCCCGTCTCCGCCGATGCAGAAGAGCATCTGGAGATTCAGCCGCTCCAGCGCATCGACCATTTCCGCCGGCTCCTGGGGCCCGCGCGACGACGACAGAATCGTGCCCCCGCGTTGGTGAATATGGGCGACGGTCTCCGGGTCGAGCATGATCGGCCGGTGCCCGTACCGCGCGACCAGCCCCTCGAACCCGTACCGGAATCCGTAGATCAGCTCCACGCCGTAGTGCTCGTGGAGCTGGAGCACGATCGCCCGGATTACATCGTTGAGCCCCGGGCAGAGCCCTCCGCACGTCACGATCCCGCAACGCGTCTTACTCGGGTCGAAGTAGACCTGCTCGCGCGGACCGGCCAGCTCGAAGCCGATGTCGCCGCCATCCTGCGATGCCTCCGTGCTCCCTTCGTCCTCGCCCGTAACGGTGTGGCGCAGCAGCGTCCGTGCGCCGTCGCTCACGTAACGCGGCGTCCGGTAGGGCGAAGCCACGCGCCGCGGACCAAGCTCCGCGACGCGGAAATCCAACGGATTATTGTCCGTCCTCATCGTTCCTCGCGTGAGCCAGCGTCCGGCTTCAAGTCGCCCTTCCAGCAACAGTCGGCCGGACACAGATCCTGTCGCTCCGCTCTGTGCCTTCGTGCCTCGCTTTCGTTCTCAAACGCCCACCGCCTGCATGGGCGCCGTCCGCGGACCGGCTTCGGCCACCTCGCGCGACACGCCGTCCTTGTATTGCTCGAAGTTCTTCTGGAACATGCCCGCCAGCTTCTTGGCCTGCTCGTCGTAGGCCTTCGCGTCCTTCCACGTCGACCGCGGATTGAGCACGTTCCCCGTAATGCCCGCCACCTTCTTCGGCACCATGAACCCGAACAGCGCATCCGGCTCCATCGGTGCCGAGACCAGCGATCCGTTCAGCGCCGCGTTGATCAGCGTGCGCGTCACCTCGATCTTCATCCGCGAACCTGTGCCATAGGGTCCCCCCGTCCAGCCGGTATTCACCAGCCAGCAGTCCGTGTCGTGCTGCCGCAGTTTCTTTGCCAATAACTCCGCGTAGGCCGCCGGATGCCGCGGCAGGAACGGCGCTCCAAAGCACGCGCTGAACGTCGCCGTCGGTTCCTTCACGCCTGCCTCGGTCCCCGCGACCTTGGCCGTGTATCCGCTGATGAAGTGGTACATCGCCTGCTCGGGCGTGAGCTTGGCGATCGGCGGCAGCACGCCGAAGGCATCGGCCGTAAGCATGATCACCGCCCGGGGATGTCCGGCCTTCCCGGATGTCACGATGTTCGGAATGTGCGTAAGCGGATACGACGCCCGCGTGTTCTCCGTAAACGTCGAATCAGTGAGATCAACACGCCGGCAGGCCGGGTCCATTCCCACGTTTTCGAGAATCGTGCCGAATCGTCTCGTGCACGCGAAGATCTCCGGCTCCGCGTCCTTCGAGAGGTTGATCACCTTCGCATAGCAGCCGCCTTCGAAGTTAAAAACGCCGTTGTCCGACCAGGCGTGTTCGTCGTCACCGATGAGCAGTCGATTCGGGTCGGCCGACAACGTCGTCTTTCCCGTGCCCGACAGTCCGAAGAAGATCGCCACGTCCTCCGGGTCGTCCTTGGCGACGTTCGCCGAGCAGTGCATGGGCAGCACGCCCTTCGCCGGCAGGATGTAGTTCAGCAGCGTGAATACGGACTTCTTGATCTCTCCGGCGTAGGCCGTCCCCCCGATCAGTATCATCTTCCGCGTAAAGCTCAGCGCTACGAAGGTTCCGCTGCGCGTCTTGTCCACGTCCGGATCGGCGTGGAAGTTCGGGCACTGGATGACCGTGAATTCCGGCATAAATCCGCGAATCTTCTCCGCGTCCTGCTCCGGCTGGATGAACATGTTTCGCGCAAACAGGCTGTGCCAGGCGAACTCCGTGATGATCCGCACCGGCAGCCGATAGCGCTCGTCCGCGCCCGCGAAGCAATCCTGGACGAACACCTTCTTGCCCCGCAGGTAGCTGCACATCCGCTTGTGCAGGTTGTCAAAGCGGTCCTGCGCGAACTTCACGTTGATCTTGCCCCACCAGATGTCCTTGCCCGTCTGCGGGTCATCGACCACGTACTTGTCGTTGGCCGACCGTCCCGTGTGCTGTCCCATCCGCACCACGAGCGGGCCGAGGTGCCCGATCTGCGCCTCGCCCTGGCGGATGGCGCTCTCATACAGCGCCGGCGTCGAGCGGTTCCAGTAGATGCTTCCCAGGTTCGTGAGTCCCGCGTGCTCAAGTCCGTACCGGCAGACCAGGTCCGACATTTCCATGTGCCTATCCTTTGCTCGCTGGCCGAGGGACTCCCCGCTCGCGCGGAGTCCTTTGGCGCATGACTGATATCCACCTATCTCATCGGACCCCCGTCGCGCCCGGATAAGACCGCCGTTTCGCGTGCAAACGTACTCCAGGGCAGAGTCCGAAAATGGCTGATCGCGGTGAACCGGAGCAGGGTCGTCGTTCGGAGACGGGATTGGCGGGATTTTCCTCGTCGACTAAGATCACTGGATACGGGAAGGGCCGGTAACGGACGTGCGCGCCGCATTCGCGACGCCGGCTTCGTTGCCTTTTCGATCAACCAGGTTTCGGCAACAGAAGACACGATGATCGTCAAAATCGCCACCGCTCGTGGATTCTGCTTCGGCGTCGAGGACGCCATCGAAATCGCCGAGGCCGCCGTGACCAACCACGGCCCCGGCAGGATCGTCGCCCTCGGACCTGTCATCCACAATCGTCAGGTCGTCGAAAAACTCGAGCGCCAAGGGCTCAACCAGTCCGGCGATCTCGAAACCGTCGACGGCGACAAGGCTGTCCTCATCCGCTCCCACGGCGCTCCCCCGGAGACGTTTGAAAAAGCGCGACAGCGCGGCCTGAGCATCGTCGACGCCACCTGCGTTCTCGTGAAGCGCGCCCAGAACGTCGTCCGCCAGCTCCACGAGGAAGGCTATCACGTGGTGATGATCGGGGACCCCAATCACCCCGAGGTCCGTGGCGTCATCGGCTACGCCCCCAACGTCACCGTTATCGACCACGGCAGCGATCTCGAAGAGGCACTCCCCTACAAGGAACGACTCGGCATCGTCGCCCAGACCACGCATTCGCCCGAGCACGTCGCCCAGATGATCGCCGAGATCCTCAAGCGCCCCTACAAGGAAGTGAAAATCGTCAACACGCTCTGCCTGGAGGTCACCCGCCGCCAGGAAGCCGCCGTCACCCTCGCCCGCGAGGTCGACGTGATGTTCGTGCTCGGTGGACTCAACTCCGCCAACACCCGCGAGATGGCCCGCCTCTGCCGAGAGGCCGGCTGCGAGACCTACCATGTCGAGACCTACGAACAGCTCGAGCCGCACATGATCGACGGCAAACGCGTCGCCGGCGTCACGGCCGGCGCTTCCACCCCCGAAGACGTCATCGCCGACTTCGTCCGCCACCTCGAAAAGCTCTGAACTCTTCTCCCTTCGTGGCTTCGTCCCTACTTCTTGCTACCATGTCTCGATGTCCCGCTTCGACCTCATTTTCGTCGACTTCTACGGCACCGTCTCCTCCGGCGACCGCGAGGCCGTCGAGTCCGTCTGCACCCGCGTCGTTCAGGACTTCGAGCTCCCTCTTTCCCCGCCCACCTTCGCCGTCCGCTGGGGCGAGCATTTCTTCGCCGCCCTCGACGCCAGCAACGGGCCGAACTTTCGCACCCTCCACGAATGCGTCTGCCTCAGCCTGACCCAGGCCGTCGGTGACTTCGATCTCCGCATCGACGCCCCGGCCTACGTGGAAGAGCTGGAGCGCTATTGGGCCAATCCGCCCATCTACAGCGACGCCCTCGAGTTCCTCCGACGCGTTCCGCTCCCCACCTGCTGCGTCTCCAACGCCGATACCGAACCGCTGCTCGTCGCCATCGAGCGTCACAAGCTCCGCTTCACCTGCGTGATGACTTCGGAAATGGCCCGCAGCTACAAACCCCACGCCGAGATCTTCCGCCACGCCGCCCGAGCGGTAAGCGGAGCCTCGTCGGCCGTGTGTGACTATGGCAAACTTCCTGGCGAGCCGTGTGGCTTCAGCCCGCGCGGACCCGCTCAATCGGGTGCCATGGCCAAGCTCGCCGAAGGTGAGCGCCGCCATGCTCCTTCGGAGAAACCGGGCGCGGGTGCCATGGCCAAGCTCGCCGAAGGTGAGCGCCGCCATGCTCTTCCGCCGGAACTCGACGCTCTCCACTTGCTCACGTCCGACCCCAAGCGCATCCTCCACGTCGGCGATTCCCTCCACGCCGACGTCGGCGGCGCCGCACCCCTCGGCCTCACAACCGTCTGGCTTTGCCGCGACAGCCGCACCCACGACATCGGCCGCGCCCGCGCCGACCACATGATCCGCTCCCTCGACGAACTCCTCGATTTGGTGGCCTAGACTAGGACCGGCGGAGCGGCTCGGCCTTGAAGGGATCGAGATCAGAAGCCTTGGTCGCCGATTCGACCTCCAGCTTGCATATTGCTGTCACTACTTATCGGTGAGAGAATCTCATCAAGTTGGAGACCGCATTCTCCAAATCTGGTGGTCAAGAAGTCGGGGAAATCCCGCACTGCACTTGGCTCAGCAATCGCGTATATCTGCCTGCCGACATCCGTCAGAAGGACTCGCCCGATATCAATTCGCTCCGCTCGCTCAGAAAACAAAAGCCGAAACCGACGCTCTTGATACTGCAAGTTCAGAAACCATCCTTCTGGCTGCGTCGGCAGAGTGAGCGTCTGAGAATAGCCGGAATCGTTCGTGGATATCAGGCCTAGGCTCGCGAGGTGGAGGCAGTGCTCAAACGTTAGGCCCCGTTCTTTGTAGTAGCTTGTTCTACGAAAAATCAGCGGGAACGGACTATTCTCAATGCGTACGACGAATCCCGCAAGCCGTTGAAACAGACTGGCGTCAGCTGGTTCAAAGCACGCGACAGCATTCACGGTGCGTCGGGCAATCGAACCAGGATTGTTGAATTGTTGAGCAAGCAGGTAGGCAAACAACTGCTGCATTTCAGAGTTACTATATTGGCGAGCTTGTTTGAAGAAATTCGCAATCCAGTCGCTATCGACCTCTTCGGGTCGAGCCGAGTCGTTCAGGAGGGGGAGTGTCTTTTCTGCGACGGACTCCATGTTGTCCTGATTTCGGTGTAGCTCGGCAAGCCATCTTTGCTGCGCGCGCTTAACGCGTGCAGCATCATGTTTTACTCCAAGTTCCTCAAGCTTGATGTCGGTCCTCGCTCTAACAAGGTCGGCTTCGCATTTCTTCTCTACTGCCAGCAACTTCTTCTCGGGGTCTCGCCAATCACCGATGAACTCTGAGATTCTATCTATTACACGTTCGAGGGTGCTAGAGCGAACGTCCAGCTTGACCTTGAGAATCGCGGGCAGTTTCATTCGGGTAATGTATGGGTCCAACACCAGTACGGTCAAGGGAGTCCGCCGGAAGTCCATTACTTCCCCCCTTCCACTCCCCGCCTCGCTCCCTATCATTCCTTTCCATGCTCCTCCTCATCACCGGTACCTCCGGCCACCTCGGCGAAGCCCTCGTCCGCACCCTCCAGGGCAGCGGCCACGACATCGTCGGCATCGACATCCTCCCCTCGCCTTTCACGACGCACGTCGGTTCGATTGTCGACCGGGACTTCATCAAGAAAGTGATCGATGGCGCCGACGCCGTCATCCACACCGCCACCCTGCACAAGCCCCACATCGCCACACACTCGAATCAGGCCTTCGTCGACACCAACATCACCGGCACCCTCAACCTGCTCGAAGAATCCGTCCGCGCTGGCGTCAAATCCTTCATCTTCACCAGCACGACCAGCACCTTCGGCCGCGCCCTGCGACCCCCGCGCGGCGCCCCGGCCGTCTGGGTTACCGAATCCCTCACCCCCGCCCCCCGCAACATCTACGGCGTCACCAAGTGCGCCGCCGAGGACCTCTGCGAACTCGCCGCCCGCAACGACAAACTCCCCTGCATCATCCTCCGAACCTCCCGATTCTTCCCCGAGGAGGACGATGACGCCGTCGTCCGTGACGCCTACGACGACGGAAACGTGAAGGCCGTCGAGTTCCTCTACCGCCGCGCCGACATCGCCGACGTCGTCTCTGCCCACCTCCGCGCTCTCGAACTCGCTTCGTCCATCGGCTTCGGACGCTACATCATCTCCGCCACCACGCCCTTCGAGCCCAGCGACGTCGCCGAACTCAACACGGACGCCCCGGCCGTCCTTCGCCGCCGCATTCCCGACTACGAATCCGAATTCGCCCGCCGCGGCTGGCGGATGTTTCCGTGCATCGACCGCGTTTACGACAACGCTCTCGCCCGCCGCGAGTTAGGCTGGACACCGCAGTACGACTTCGCCCGCGTCCTCGCTTCCCTCCGCGCCGGCGAGGACCCCCGCAGTCCCTTGGCTCGGGCCATCGGCTCCAAGGGCTACCATTTCAGGCGTCCCGACCGTCCGCCGTAGCCCGGCATCGACCGCCTCATTCCACGTTGTGTCTTCGTGCCACTTCCGGGCGCGCTCACTCGAATTGCGCATTCGACTGAGCGCCCATGCGCGTTATTACCTGTAGAGGGACCGCGTTTCCGATTCGCCGTCGCGGTACCCGTTTCCATTGCAGGGGGATCCCGTATTCACTGCCGATTTCCCCGATGGGCCCGGATGCACGCCTAACCGTGGCAGGGGCGGCACAGTCCATTCAAGAAGGAGGGAGCGAATTATGTCCGAAAACGGGCGCAAAGAACGCTCATTTGAATGTCAGTCTGAGAGATACCTAGGTTTTGCGCAAATCGGAATCGACGCGGAAACGCGTCTAAGTCGTTGAAATAACGCGAGTTGCGAGCGAATTGAGGGGGCGGGGAGGTTTTGCGCACGCAAGACGGTTCCGGCCAGTTGCGCTTGGTTTTGCGCTCTTGTCGGAGCGCTGCAAGTTGCGGTGAATTGCGGGTTTATAAGAGAAATGGGAGCGTGGCCGCTCCGACGCTCCGACAAGCGGTCCGACAGAATTGGTGAATAGAATTGCAGCGGCAGGCGATATGTGGAAGTGTCGGAGGATAGATTCGCCAGATTGCCGGGCTTGCCAAGTGCTTCGAGGATGGGTCGAACCGCCGTTCATCGAAGTCCATCTTAACAGCTATCTTAACAGCAGCCACGAGGCCATGCCCGGCAAGCCGGGTCTGCAAGGGAACGGAGCAAACTACCCGGACAACCGCAGGGCGACGCCGAGGCGCTGGATGCCGGAGCGGGCGGGACGCAGGTGCGGGCGGAGGAGGGCGACCTTGCGCTTGCGCACGAGCAGGTCGAGCTCGTGCTCCATCCGCGCTGCTGCCGCCGCGCGACGCCACTTCGGATTGTCGTCCAGCCACTCCTTCGCGGCGACGTCGAGACGATCTCGAAGAGTCTTCGGAAGCGACTCCCACCAGAGGGGCAACGTGGCCACGGCCTGCTTCTCGGCCTCGCGGTCACCCT
It includes:
- a CDS encoding glycogen/starch/alpha-glucan phosphorylase, coding for MNTQQITKSALLDRDERLGLDVESLRGSILSHLRFTQAKVPGHATERDVFVAVAMAVRDRLIDRWIATRRAYYERADTKRVYYLSLEFLIGRTLGNSLVNLQLYDELYQALFELGYDLEQIRELEEEAGLGNGGLGRLAACFLDSMATLELPAYGYGLRYEQGMFTQRIRDGRQVEEPDDWLRSGSPWEIARPEDVIRIQYYGRSESYRDLEGQLRFRWVDTADVLALPYDVPVPGYRNNTVNTLRLFAARATNEFDLNYFNHGDYLRACQDKSQAENITKVLYPKDDFAQGQELRLKQEYLLVSASLQEILQRFRSQHEEWAELPERAAIQLNDTHPALAIPEAMRLLMDFHGLGWEQAWDITTRVFAYTNHTVLPEALETWPVALMERLLPRHMQVIYEINRRFLDDVRCAFPHDPAAVERMSLIQEEPQRRVRMANLAIVGSHSVNGVSALHSRILVERLFRDFDALYPAKFNNKTNGITPRRWLKKANAPLAYLISEAIGDAWLKDLDELHRLIPFAGDASFCAQWREIKRLNKERLGEYLKKTQGLRIKPDWLLDCQVKRIHEYKRQLLNILHVITLFQRIRRNPGGDFLPRTVLIAGKAAPGYHRAKLIIHLANAVGRTIENDPFVRNKLRVVFPENYGVSLAEAIIPAAELSEQISTAGMEASGTGNMKFALNGAVTIGTLDGANVEIREAVGDNNIFTFGLTAEEVEAARASGYNPWRYYQSNEELRQALLTLCDDTFCPEAPGTFQPIYDALLHHGDYFLVLADYEAYIRCQNEVEEAYRDVDRWTRLSILNTANMGRFSSDRTIQEYARDIWRAKPVKVRLASGK
- the ispH gene encoding 4-hydroxy-3-methylbut-2-enyl diphosphate reductase, coding for MIVKIATARGFCFGVEDAIEIAEAAVTNHGPGRIVALGPVIHNRQVVEKLERQGLNQSGDLETVDGDKAVLIRSHGAPPETFEKARQRGLSIVDATCVLVKRAQNVVRQLHEEGYHVVMIGDPNHPEVRGVIGYAPNVTVIDHGSDLEEALPYKERLGIVAQTTHSPEHVAQMIAEILKRPYKEVKIVNTLCLEVTRRQEAAVTLAREVDVMFVLGGLNSANTREMARLCREAGCETYHVETYEQLEPHMIDGKRVAGVTAGASTPEDVIADFVRHLEKL
- a CDS encoding phosphoenolpyruvate carboxykinase; amino-acid sequence: MEMSDLVCRYGLEHAGLTNLGSIYWNRSTPALYESAIRQGEAQIGHLGPLVVRMGQHTGRSANDKYVVDDPQTGKDIWWGKINVKFAQDRFDNLHKRMCSYLRGKKVFVQDCFAGADERYRLPVRIITEFAWHSLFARNMFIQPEQDAEKIRGFMPEFTVIQCPNFHADPDVDKTRSGTFVALSFTRKMILIGGTAYAGEIKKSVFTLLNYILPAKGVLPMHCSANVAKDDPEDVAIFFGLSGTGKTTLSADPNRLLIGDDEHAWSDNGVFNFEGGCYAKVINLSKDAEPEIFACTRRFGTILENVGMDPACRRVDLTDSTFTENTRASYPLTHIPNIVTSGKAGHPRAVIMLTADAFGVLPPIAKLTPEQAMYHFISGYTAKVAGTEAGVKEPTATFSACFGAPFLPRHPAAYAELLAKKLRQHDTDCWLVNTGWTGGPYGTGSRMKIEVTRTLINAALNGSLVSAPMEPDALFGFMVPKKVAGITGNVLNPRSTWKDAKAYDEQAKKLAGMFQKNFEQYKDGVSREVAEAGPRTAPMQAVGV
- a CDS encoding NAD(P)-dependent oxidoreductase; translation: MLLLITGTSGHLGEALVRTLQGSGHDIVGIDILPSPFTTHVGSIVDRDFIKKVIDGADAVIHTATLHKPHIATHSNQAFVDTNITGTLNLLEESVRAGVKSFIFTSTTSTFGRALRPPRGAPAVWVTESLTPAPRNIYGVTKCAAEDLCELAARNDKLPCIILRTSRFFPEEDDDAVVRDAYDDGNVKAVEFLYRRADIADVVSAHLRALELASSIGFGRYIISATTPFEPSDVAELNTDAPAVLRRRIPDYESEFARRGWRMFPCIDRVYDNALARRELGWTPQYDFARVLASLRAGEDPRSPLARAIGSKGYHFRRPDRPP
- a CDS encoding HAD family hydrolase, with the translated sequence MSRFDLIFVDFYGTVSSGDREAVESVCTRVVQDFELPLSPPTFAVRWGEHFFAALDASNGPNFRTLHECVCLSLTQAVGDFDLRIDAPAYVEELERYWANPPIYSDALEFLRRVPLPTCCVSNADTEPLLVAIERHKLRFTCVMTSEMARSYKPHAEIFRHAARAVSGASSAVCDYGKLPGEPCGFSPRGPAQSGAMAKLAEGERRHAPSEKPGAGAMAKLAEGERRHALPPELDALHLLTSDPKRILHVGDSLHADVGGAAPLGLTTVWLCRDSRTHDIGRARADHMIRSLDELLDLVA
- a CDS encoding ATP-dependent 6-phosphofructokinase; translated protein: MRTDNNPLDFRVAELGPRRVASPYRTPRYVSDGARTLLRHTVTGEDEGSTEASQDGGDIGFELAGPREQVYFDPSKTRCGIVTCGGLCPGLNDVIRAIVLQLHEHYGVELIYGFRYGFEGLVARYGHRPIMLDPETVAHIHQRGGTILSSSRGPQEPAEMVDALERLNLQMLFCIGGDGTFRGADALCREIERRGLKIAVVSVPKTIDNDIPFTTRTFGFETAFSEASLAIRAAHVEATGALNGVGLVKLMGRHAGFIAAHAALASRDADFVLVPEVEFELAGSNGLFSHLARQLKKRRHAVVVVAEGAGQRLFESDTDRDAARDPSGNIKLKDIGTYLRDRIGEYLRLMSIPHTLKYIDPSYLIRSAPATPSDSLFAGILGQMAAHAAMAGKTGMFVGHWNDQFTHVPISAAVANSKRLDPTGHLWQSVVECTGQPTSMINSGNVEEDSVCDWTAAGLEGAIV
- a CDS encoding DUF2806 domain-containing protein, whose translation is MTVLVLDPYITRMKLPAILKVKLDVRSSTLERVIDRISEFIGDWRDPEKKLLAVEKKCEADLVRARTDIKLEELGVKHDAARVKRAQQRWLAELHRNQDNMESVAEKTLPLLNDSARPEEVDSDWIANFFKQARQYSNSEMQQLFAYLLAQQFNNPGSIARRTVNAVACFEPADASLFQRLAGFVVRIENSPFPLIFRRTSYYKERGLTFEHCLHLASLGLISTNDSGYSQTLTLPTQPEGWFLNLQYQERRFRLLFSERAERIDIGRVLLTDVGRQIYAIAEPSAVRDFPDFLTTRFGECGLQLDEILSPISSDSNMQAGGRIGDQGF
- a CDS encoding TraR/DksA C4-type zinc finger protein → MTTSRSRRFNRRDSLLEIAWGADVPWLKRAAAGPALEARDALRDSPAKAKGVCADCGKRIPAARLRIIPDATRCVPCQEALEAKSGAA